A window of Hymenobacter aerilatus contains these coding sequences:
- a CDS encoding acyl-CoA dehydrogenase family protein yields the protein MSSQADILSPQAKATRAHGSTNAAGFTDYFDLDGLLTEEHKLIRQTIRDFVKREISPNIERWAQEAHFPSEIVRKFGEVGAFGPTIPTEYGGGGLDYISYGLIMQEIERGDSGMRSTASVQGSLVMFPIYQYGSEEQKQKFLPKLASGEWLGCFGLTEPDHGSNPGGMVTKLEDKGDYYLLNGAKLWISNSPECQLAVVWAKNEEGRIKGVIVERGMEGFTTSEIHNKWSLRASCTGELVFDNVRIPKENVLPNVEGLKGPLSCLDSARFGIAWGAIGAAIDCYESALKYSLEREQFGKPIGGFQLQQRKLAEMLTEITKAQLMAWRLGVLKNEGKATSAQISMAKRNSVHMALEVAREARQIHGGMGITGEYPIMRHMMNLESVITYEGTHDIHLLITGADITGIQAFK from the coding sequence ATGTCGTCTCAAGCTGATATTCTCTCGCCCCAGGCCAAAGCCACCCGCGCCCACGGCTCTACCAACGCCGCCGGCTTCACCGACTACTTCGACCTCGATGGGTTGCTGACGGAGGAGCACAAGCTCATCCGCCAGACTATCCGTGACTTTGTGAAGCGGGAGATTTCGCCCAACATCGAGCGGTGGGCCCAGGAGGCACATTTCCCTTCGGAGATAGTGCGCAAGTTTGGCGAGGTAGGCGCTTTTGGCCCTACTATCCCCACCGAGTACGGGGGCGGTGGCCTCGACTACATCAGCTACGGCCTAATTATGCAGGAAATTGAGCGCGGCGACTCGGGCATGCGCTCCACAGCTTCGGTGCAGGGTTCGTTGGTGATGTTTCCGATCTACCAATACGGCTCGGAGGAGCAGAAGCAGAAGTTCCTACCCAAGCTGGCTTCGGGCGAGTGGCTAGGCTGCTTCGGCCTCACAGAGCCCGACCACGGCTCCAACCCTGGCGGCATGGTTACGAAGCTGGAGGATAAAGGCGACTACTACCTGCTGAATGGCGCCAAACTCTGGATTTCGAACTCGCCCGAGTGCCAGCTGGCCGTGGTGTGGGCCAAAAACGAAGAAGGCCGCATCAAAGGCGTCATCGTAGAGCGCGGCATGGAGGGTTTCACGACCTCCGAAATCCACAATAAATGGAGCCTGCGCGCCTCCTGCACCGGCGAGCTGGTGTTCGACAACGTGCGCATTCCTAAAGAAAACGTGCTGCCGAACGTAGAAGGTCTCAAGGGCCCCCTGTCCTGCCTCGACTCAGCCCGCTTCGGCATTGCCTGGGGTGCCATCGGCGCGGCTATTGATTGCTATGAGTCGGCCCTGAAGTACTCGCTGGAGCGCGAGCAGTTTGGTAAGCCCATCGGTGGCTTCCAGCTGCAGCAGCGCAAGCTGGCCGAAATGCTTACTGAGATTACCAAAGCCCAATTGATGGCCTGGCGCCTGGGCGTGCTCAAAAACGAAGGCAAAGCCACTTCAGCGCAGATTTCGATGGCCAAGCGCAATAGCGTGCACATGGCGCTGGAGGTAGCCCGCGAAGCTCGCCAGATTCACGGCGGCATGGGCATCACGGGCGAGTATCCTATCATGCGCCACATGATGAACCTGGAATCGGTCATCACCTACGAGGGCACGCACGATATTCACCTGCTTATCACGGGGGCAGATATAACCGGGATTCAGGCGTTTAAATGA
- a CDS encoding HIRAN domain-containing protein, producing the protein MATAPATPASPLVLLECLIAGTSHREGLKAYEPKLKLGQALTLEREADSSYDDWAVRVYTAGPEPMWLGYLPEGRNETVARLLDADFPLTGRLTHKAWEDEWLYLEMEVILPLQKG; encoded by the coding sequence ATGGCCACTGCACCTGCTACCCCCGCTTCACCTCTCGTATTGCTTGAATGCCTGATTGCTGGTACCTCTCATCGCGAGGGCCTCAAAGCCTATGAGCCAAAGTTGAAACTCGGGCAAGCCCTGACGCTGGAACGCGAAGCCGATAGCTCCTACGACGACTGGGCCGTGCGTGTGTATACGGCTGGTCCAGAACCCATGTGGCTGGGCTACCTTCCCGAAGGCCGCAACGAAACCGTAGCCCGCCTCCTGGATGCAGACTTTCCACTGACGGGCCGTCTCACCCACAAAGCCTGGGAAGATGAATGGCTGTACTTAGAAATGGAAGTAATCCTACCCCTGCAAAAGGGGTAG
- a CDS encoding DUF4268 domain-containing protein: MYSKTEVTQLRQAFWTTFGQYMAPVPSAEGLPTNWINYKTGLKHVYFRMHADGRRASIGIELTHPDAGIRELFYEQFKEVRRWLEEATGETWTWEPEAQDANGQFIARIYQELAPANLFNRDDWPRLISFFKPRLVALDEFWSTAQYAFDELR; the protein is encoded by the coding sequence ATGTACAGCAAAACTGAAGTTACGCAGCTTCGGCAGGCTTTCTGGACCACCTTTGGGCAATACATGGCCCCGGTCCCCTCGGCCGAAGGGCTACCTACCAACTGGATTAACTACAAAACCGGCCTGAAGCACGTGTACTTCCGCATGCACGCTGATGGCCGGCGGGCCAGCATTGGCATTGAGCTGACCCATCCGGATGCCGGCATCCGGGAGCTGTTCTACGAGCAATTCAAGGAAGTGCGCCGGTGGCTGGAGGAGGCCACCGGCGAAACCTGGACCTGGGAGCCCGAAGCGCAGGACGCCAACGGCCAGTTTATAGCGCGCATTTACCAGGAGTTGGCGCCCGCTAACCTGTTCAACCGCGACGACTGGCCCCGACTGATTTCCTTCTTCAAACCGCGCTTAGTGGCTTTGGATGAGTTCTGGAGCACCGCGCAGTACGCATTCGACGAGTTGCGCTAA
- a CDS encoding glycosyltransferase family 39 protein, with product MATTTTFSSTTSVSFSRPRPTQLVAWRVFFWLLLACGVALRLFHFFDNRSLWIDEVYVANSLIRMNFEQLAQPALEYEQKAPILFLWLCRLSVLLFGKQEMALRLVPLLCSLGALALFVPVSRRVLPPLGAAVAMGILALAPPLIYHSVEIKQYSAELLATVAAVYLYLRYRDAVEWRPLLLWTVGGAALVWFSYASIFVLMAIAGALSLWHLWQRDWQRFWRQLVPFAAWLFSFALNYLLFTGKYTESGWLVYWFETLDAFMPLAASRAAVRWPFYQLYMALDYPLGLLLDLRTVGSKLPRLVLRLVPLGCLAIGAVVLFRRQRQLFLVLLFAILLTVVASALRKYPVYERLIVFLAPVFILFIASGCAAVAHRLHVGWKWIVPALLLLPPLAASARQLADPGLFGGYKKSYFREAFQFVNERYQPGDVVYLNWNHIPPYRYYKLAYPLKYNAVLGRDYRPSSHNIPTYINKTAAEFAAVTQGHRGWLLYDELYKGTIGDYDGRPAWYYLESDTVLFQRLNQRIMTTTQRPRQASYQKRTTHAKLFGLPRRRSTPHVQQN from the coding sequence ATGGCTACAACTACTACGTTTTCCTCTACCACCAGTGTTTCCTTTTCCCGCCCGCGCCCTACCCAACTAGTTGCCTGGCGCGTGTTCTTCTGGTTACTGCTGGCCTGTGGCGTAGCATTGCGTCTCTTTCATTTCTTCGACAACCGCTCGCTTTGGATCGATGAAGTGTATGTGGCTAATAGTCTGATCCGGATGAATTTTGAGCAGCTAGCGCAACCAGCGTTGGAATACGAGCAGAAGGCCCCCATTCTGTTTCTATGGCTTTGCCGCCTCTCGGTGCTGCTCTTTGGCAAGCAGGAAATGGCGTTGCGGCTGGTGCCGTTGCTTTGCTCATTGGGTGCTCTGGCACTATTTGTACCTGTGAGCCGTCGTGTGCTCCCTCCCCTGGGCGCCGCCGTAGCCATGGGCATACTGGCGCTGGCGCCACCGCTAATCTACCACAGCGTCGAAATCAAGCAGTATAGTGCCGAGCTGCTGGCTACGGTAGCGGCCGTGTACCTCTACTTGCGTTACCGGGATGCAGTAGAGTGGCGGCCATTGCTGCTGTGGACCGTAGGAGGAGCTGCATTGGTTTGGTTTTCCTACGCCAGCATTTTTGTGCTAATGGCCATTGCCGGCGCCCTCAGCTTATGGCACTTGTGGCAGCGCGACTGGCAGCGCTTTTGGCGGCAGCTGGTGCCGTTTGCTGCCTGGCTGTTCAGCTTTGCGCTCAACTACTTGCTTTTCACGGGCAAGTACACTGAGTCGGGCTGGCTGGTATACTGGTTTGAAACCTTGGATGCCTTTATGCCCCTGGCTGCCTCGCGGGCTGCCGTGCGGTGGCCCTTTTACCAGCTTTATATGGCGCTCGACTACCCCCTGGGGTTGCTGTTGGACCTGCGCACAGTAGGCAGCAAGCTGCCACGCCTGGTGCTGCGCCTGGTCCCGCTAGGATGCCTGGCTATAGGTGCGGTAGTTCTATTTCGGCGGCAGCGGCAGCTATTTCTGGTATTGTTGTTTGCTATTCTGCTCACGGTAGTGGCCTCTGCCCTACGCAAGTATCCCGTGTACGAACGCCTGATTGTGTTTCTGGCGCCAGTATTCATCCTGTTTATTGCTAGTGGGTGTGCGGCCGTGGCTCATCGCCTGCATGTGGGCTGGAAGTGGATAGTACCGGCATTGCTACTGTTGCCACCGTTGGCAGCCTCCGCACGCCAGCTCGCCGACCCAGGCTTGTTTGGCGGGTACAAGAAATCGTATTTTCGGGAAGCTTTTCAGTTTGTAAACGAGCGGTACCAGCCCGGCGATGTAGTGTATCTGAACTGGAACCACATCCCACCGTACCGCTACTACAAGCTGGCCTACCCATTGAAATACAACGCCGTGCTAGGGCGCGACTACCGCCCGTCTTCGCACAATATCCCTACCTACATCAACAAAACGGCCGCCGAGTTTGCCGCCGTCACGCAGGGCCACCGGGGCTGGTTGCTATATGATGAACTGTATAAAGGGACCATTGGCGACTACGATGGCCGGCCCGCCTGGTATTACCTGGAAAGCGACACAGTGCTTTTTCAGCGGCTCAACCAGCGTATTATGACCACCACTCAACGGCCGCGGCAGGCCTCTTACCAGAAGCGTACTACGCACGCCAAACTGTTCGGCCTACCCCGTCGCCGCTCCACTCCGCATGTACAGCAAAACTGA
- a CDS encoding HAD family hydrolase, with the protein MKAVIFDVDGTLYEQSRLRRKMLYALVGYYALRPWRAQELLILSRFRSEREKRSGAVGPDLENAQYAWCAEKSGYSIPKIKRTVEQWIFRNPNRYLAQCVYPGTQTFFDNLRQRGVKIGIYSDYAAHDKLAAMGLQADIVVSSTDSCVDRMKPNPEGLLYIAQQLGVAPEECLFIGDRQELDGVCAERANMPYLIVDKQPFAQFNFYHNLKNQLFPSTN; encoded by the coding sequence GTGAAGGCCGTTATTTTTGATGTAGATGGGACGCTATACGAGCAGTCCCGTTTGCGCCGCAAGATGCTATACGCGCTGGTGGGGTATTATGCCCTGCGGCCCTGGCGTGCCCAGGAACTGCTGATTTTGAGCCGGTTTCGGTCGGAGCGTGAGAAGCGTTCCGGTGCCGTTGGTCCTGATCTAGAAAATGCACAGTATGCGTGGTGCGCCGAAAAAAGCGGGTATTCTATTCCCAAAATCAAGCGTACGGTAGAGCAGTGGATATTCCGCAACCCTAACCGGTATTTGGCGCAGTGCGTGTATCCAGGCACGCAGACCTTTTTTGACAACCTGCGACAACGTGGAGTTAAAATCGGCATTTACTCCGACTACGCCGCGCACGACAAGCTGGCGGCCATGGGCTTGCAGGCCGACATCGTGGTCAGTTCCACTGATTCCTGTGTTGACCGCATGAAGCCAAACCCAGAGGGCCTGCTCTACATTGCCCAGCAGTTGGGGGTAGCGCCCGAAGAGTGCCTCTTCATCGGCGACCGACAAGAACTAGACGGTGTGTGCGCAGAGCGGGCCAACATGCCCTACCTCATCGTCGATAAGCAGCCGTTCGCTCAATTCAACTTCTATCATAACCTGAAAAATCAGCTGTTTCCTTCAACCAACTAA
- a CDS encoding UbiA family prenyltransferase encodes MENTFTHPGASGQMEAVELQPAGLRDYIAIARPDNWAKNVFMMPGVLFALLIYQPSIDSRFVLELVLGIVSTCLIASANYVINEYLDAEFDKFHPLKKKRTSVVRVVNAKLVYLEWAGLAAVGLTLAHQISMQFLLVAAFLLFMGVMYNVRPFRTKERVFLDVLSESINNPIRFALGWFIVAPALTFGTVNWTDLFQSLPPSSILIAYWMGGAFLMATKRFAEYRLIGDPELAGLYRRSFKFYTEHSLLISMFFYALTSAFFLGIFLIKNRVELLVSFPFFALLFAWYLRLGLLQNSPVQGSEKLYTRKWFMLYVALFCVLLTVLMFVDIPWLNLFLQETYSLN; translated from the coding sequence ATGGAAAACACATTTACGCACCCTGGCGCCAGTGGTCAGATGGAAGCCGTGGAATTACAGCCCGCCGGCTTGCGCGACTACATTGCCATTGCGCGCCCCGACAACTGGGCTAAAAACGTCTTTATGATGCCGGGCGTACTCTTTGCCTTGCTCATTTACCAGCCAAGCATTGATTCGCGGTTTGTGCTGGAACTGGTGTTAGGCATCGTGAGCACCTGCCTGATAGCATCGGCCAACTACGTCATCAATGAATACCTGGATGCCGAGTTCGATAAGTTTCACCCGCTCAAGAAAAAACGCACGTCGGTGGTGCGTGTGGTGAATGCAAAGCTGGTGTATCTGGAGTGGGCCGGACTGGCTGCTGTAGGCCTCACACTAGCCCACCAGATTTCTATGCAGTTCTTGCTGGTGGCGGCCTTCTTGCTGTTTATGGGTGTGATGTACAACGTGCGCCCCTTCCGTACCAAAGAGCGGGTGTTCCTGGATGTACTATCTGAGTCCATCAACAACCCCATTCGGTTTGCGTTGGGCTGGTTTATCGTGGCGCCGGCACTCACGTTTGGCACCGTCAACTGGACCGATCTGTTCCAAAGCCTACCCCCTTCCAGCATTCTGATTGCCTATTGGATGGGCGGGGCATTCCTGATGGCCACCAAGCGCTTCGCAGAGTATCGCCTCATTGGCGACCCTGAGTTGGCCGGCCTGTACCGTCGCTCTTTCAAGTTCTACACCGAGCACAGCCTGCTGATTTCGATGTTTTTCTATGCTCTTACTTCGGCTTTCTTTCTGGGTATTTTCCTCATTAAGAATCGGGTAGAGCTGCTGGTTAGCTTCCCGTTCTTTGCCTTGCTATTTGCCTGGTACCTGCGCCTCGGGCTGCTGCAAAACTCGCCGGTACAGGGCTCCGAAAAGCTTTATACCCGCAAGTGGTTTATGCTGTATGTAGCCCTGTTTTGCGTTTTGCTCACAGTGCTCATGTTTGTGGATATTCCGTGGCTGAACCTGTTTTTACAGGAAACATATTCGCTCAATTAA
- a CDS encoding DUF4332 domain-containing protein: protein MHYQINSIKSISAKQAATLEQEGIMTSDALLRAARTPADRRALARTTGIEEMKIFKWVNSADLSRIDGLEPGLTALLEQAGITTMLDLRGRSPFSLHSKLVALNKQHQVVSAVPDMLQMADIVAHAKSLEPEVSYQ, encoded by the coding sequence ATGCACTATCAAATCAATTCTATTAAAAGTATTTCGGCTAAACAAGCAGCTACCCTCGAGCAGGAAGGCATCATGACGTCGGACGCATTGCTTCGTGCGGCTCGTACGCCCGCCGACCGTCGTGCACTAGCCCGTACTACGGGCATAGAAGAAATGAAGATTTTCAAATGGGTAAACTCCGCCGACTTATCGCGTATCGACGGATTAGAGCCTGGGCTGACGGCGCTGCTGGAGCAAGCCGGCATCACGACCATGCTCGACCTGCGAGGCCGCTCGCCGTTCAGCCTACACAGTAAGTTAGTCGCCCTCAATAAGCAGCATCAGGTAGTGAGTGCCGTGCCCGATATGTTGCAAATGGCTGATATTGTGGCGCATGCCAAGAGTCTTGAGCCAGAAGTTTCCTACCAATAG
- the ruvB gene encoding Holliday junction branch migration DNA helicase RuvB, with the protein MREPYLTGGSDHFDATDKDIDKALRPLSFDDFAGQDKVVENLKIFVAAAKQRGDALDHVLLHGPPGLGKTTLSHIIANELGAGIKMTSGPVLDKPSDLAGLLTNLDPHDVLFIDEIHRLNPVVEEYLYSAMEDYRIDIMLDSGPNARSVQISLSPFTLIGATTRSGLLTSPLRARFGINSRLEYYDAKLLTSIVQRSSEILHTPIYEDAAYEIARRSRGTPRIANNLLRRTRDFAQIKGTGTITVDIAQFALNALDVDARGLDDMDKRILSTIIDKFKGGPVGISTIATACGEEGETIEEVYEPFLIQEGYIKRTSRGREATEAAYQHLGRTMPQHLRGNASTGELFS; encoded by the coding sequence ATGCGTGAACCCTACCTCACCGGCGGCTCCGATCATTTCGATGCCACGGACAAAGACATTGACAAAGCCCTGCGCCCGCTCAGCTTCGACGACTTTGCCGGGCAGGACAAGGTAGTTGAGAACCTGAAAATCTTTGTGGCCGCCGCTAAGCAGCGCGGCGACGCCCTTGACCATGTACTACTGCACGGTCCTCCCGGCCTGGGCAAAACTACGTTGTCGCACATCATTGCCAATGAGCTGGGCGCAGGCATCAAAATGACCAGCGGTCCGGTGCTCGATAAACCTAGCGACCTGGCCGGTCTGCTCACCAACCTCGACCCGCACGACGTACTGTTTATCGACGAGATTCACCGTCTCAACCCGGTAGTAGAGGAATACCTCTACTCGGCCATGGAGGATTACCGTATCGACATCATGCTCGATTCGGGGCCAAATGCGCGCTCGGTGCAGATTTCGCTGTCGCCGTTCACGCTCATCGGGGCTACCACACGCTCGGGCTTGCTTACGTCGCCGTTGCGGGCGCGCTTCGGCATCAACTCGCGTCTGGAATACTATGATGCTAAGCTGCTGACTAGTATCGTGCAACGCTCCTCCGAGATTCTGCACACACCGATTTACGAGGATGCTGCCTACGAAATTGCGCGCCGTTCGCGCGGTACGCCGCGTATTGCCAACAACCTGCTGCGCCGTACCCGCGACTTTGCCCAGATCAAGGGCACAGGTACCATCACCGTCGATATTGCCCAGTTTGCCCTGAACGCGCTGGACGTAGACGCCCGTGGCCTCGACGACATGGACAAGCGCATCCTGAGCACCATCATCGACAAGTTTAAGGGTGGCCCTGTTGGTATCAGCACCATTGCTACGGCCTGTGGCGAAGAAGGCGAAACCATTGAGGAAGTGTACGAGCCTTTCCTGATTCAGGAAGGCTATATCAAGCGTACCTCCCGCGGCCGCGAAGCCACCGAAGCCGCCTACCAGCACCTGGGCCGCACCATGCCCCAGCACCTGCGCGGCAACGCCAGCACGGGGGAGCTGTTTAGTTAA
- the queG gene encoding tRNA epoxyqueuosine(34) reductase QueG produces the protein MLPTAQYTAFIKRRAAELGFMYCGISKAEFLEEEAPRLENWLNRNAHGKMAYMANHFDKRLDPRLLVDGAKSVVSLLLNYYPAEEDQQSNEPDTLKISKYAYGRDYHFVIKDKLKTLLADIQQEVGEVGGRVFVDSAPVMDKVWAKKSGLGWVGKSSNLIRPGTGSFFFIAELILDLDLEYDGPIKDYCGTCTKCVDACPTGAITEPYVVDGSKCISYFTIELKDQIPQEVAGKFGNWVFGCDICQDVCPWNRFAQTHNEPQFQAHPQFKHLRATDWQEITHELFTELFRQSAVKRTGYAGLQRNILFVTQTADAEASAGREAAESEG, from the coding sequence ATGCTGCCCACTGCCCAGTATACCGCCTTCATCAAGCGCCGCGCCGCTGAGCTGGGCTTTATGTATTGCGGTATCTCGAAGGCGGAGTTTTTGGAGGAGGAGGCGCCGCGGCTGGAAAACTGGCTGAACCGCAACGCCCACGGCAAAATGGCCTACATGGCCAACCACTTCGATAAGCGCCTCGACCCGCGCCTGCTCGTCGACGGTGCCAAGTCGGTGGTGTCGCTGCTGCTGAACTACTACCCTGCCGAGGAAGACCAGCAATCCAACGAGCCCGATACACTAAAAATCAGCAAGTACGCCTATGGCCGCGATTATCACTTTGTCATTAAAGACAAGCTGAAAACGTTACTAGCCGACATTCAGCAGGAAGTAGGAGAGGTAGGGGGGCGTGTATTTGTGGATTCGGCGCCGGTGATGGATAAGGTATGGGCCAAGAAAAGCGGCCTGGGATGGGTAGGAAAAAGCTCGAACCTAATTCGCCCCGGCACGGGCAGCTTTTTCTTTATTGCGGAGCTGATTCTGGACCTAGACTTGGAGTATGACGGCCCCATTAAGGACTATTGCGGCACCTGTACCAAATGCGTGGATGCTTGCCCCACGGGTGCCATCACGGAGCCCTACGTGGTAGATGGCAGCAAATGCATCAGTTACTTCACCATCGAACTGAAAGACCAGATACCGCAGGAAGTGGCCGGTAAGTTTGGCAATTGGGTATTTGGCTGCGACATCTGCCAGGATGTGTGCCCTTGGAATCGGTTTGCCCAGACGCACAACGAGCCGCAGTTTCAGGCCCACCCCCAATTCAAGCACTTGCGCGCCACCGATTGGCAGGAAATTACCCATGAACTATTCACTGAATTATTTCGGCAATCGGCAGTGAAGCGGACCGGCTATGCCGGCTTACAGCGCAATATTTTGTTTGTAACGCAAACCGCCGATGCGGAGGCATCGGCGGGTAGGGAAGCGGCAGAATCAGAGGGCTAG
- a CDS encoding ferritin-like domain-containing protein — MNILKLLVNLTEADPELLARLGSRREALTRLGSLTGKAAMTTAPLVVGSALRQAYGRGAQTITDSLSLALTLELLENNFYSRALGLVPNTPAVPAGFIPTDLRPGIVTVQQHEQQHVAFLTRVLQASGADVPTTLNFDFTGSKNGTRSPLFADVFSNFDTFLQVAQLLEDTGVRAYKGQLATVQSDRVFLTAAARIHSVEARHAAHIRILRRNRNATVKPWISPTDQSITTAGLTDAVYAGEENTTQRAAGQTIPFNTLPIDAAGAGQASLEKVQAAFDEPITATTATNLATLFIY, encoded by the coding sequence ATGAATATTTTGAAACTCTTGGTCAATCTGACCGAAGCTGACCCGGAACTATTGGCTCGGCTAGGCTCGCGCCGCGAAGCCCTGACCCGCCTGGGCTCCCTGACTGGTAAAGCGGCTATGACCACGGCGCCGCTAGTAGTAGGCTCGGCCCTGCGTCAAGCCTACGGACGTGGTGCACAGACCATTACCGACTCGCTTTCACTGGCGCTAACACTGGAGTTGCTCGAAAACAATTTCTACTCACGGGCATTGGGGCTGGTGCCCAATACACCCGCTGTACCCGCCGGCTTCATCCCAACTGATCTGCGGCCGGGCATCGTTACGGTGCAGCAGCACGAGCAGCAGCACGTTGCTTTCCTCACGCGGGTGCTACAGGCCTCCGGCGCCGATGTGCCCACCACCCTCAACTTTGATTTTACGGGCAGCAAAAATGGCACACGAAGCCCCCTCTTCGCCGACGTATTCAGCAATTTTGATACGTTTTTGCAGGTAGCGCAGCTGCTAGAAGATACGGGGGTGCGGGCCTACAAAGGCCAGTTGGCCACAGTGCAGAGCGACCGGGTGTTTCTGACTGCCGCCGCCCGCATTCATTCGGTAGAGGCCCGGCACGCCGCGCACATCCGGATTTTGCGCCGCAACCGCAATGCAACGGTGAAACCCTGGATCAGCCCAACAGACCAATCCATTACCACGGCAGGTCTAACTGATGCTGTATACGCTGGCGAAGAAAACACCACGCAGCGCGCGGCCGGACAAACTATTCCATTTAATACACTACCCATCGATGCGGCTGGTGCAGGGCAAGCTAGCCTGGAGAAAGTGCAGGCGGCCTTCGATGAGCCCATCACGGCTACTACTGCTACCAACTTAGCTACCTTATTTATATACTAA
- a CDS encoding ferritin-like domain-containing protein, with translation MSDKLTPFLTPTPLPRRMFLRAAGVTAATSALVLAGCSDDDESTPVAPTTPLLSYTNGVQNITANNIVFNYLYSLHQLTLAFYQAVVAAFPTDMPVAERTGFTDLRDHELIYTESYKYLLGTNGIASLAFSFTTLTLTTRAGVLAAAKKFEDLLVAAYNDVVTRFSMDATGRDYLLFTGKIASVKARHAAYVRDLEVANSFAGTDVVVSSGDLAGLDATLTPSAVVTALAPYFTVTVVTSNTAALA, from the coding sequence ATGTCTGATAAGCTTACTCCCTTCCTCACGCCTACCCCTTTGCCGCGCCGTATGTTTTTGCGGGCCGCCGGCGTCACGGCTGCTACCTCGGCCCTGGTGCTGGCAGGCTGCAGCGATGACGACGAGAGCACGCCCGTAGCGCCTACCACTCCCCTGCTTTCTTATACGAATGGCGTACAGAACATTACCGCCAACAACATCGTATTCAATTACTTATACAGCCTACATCAGCTCACTCTGGCTTTCTACCAGGCAGTAGTGGCCGCTTTTCCCACGGACATGCCAGTTGCCGAGCGCACGGGCTTCACCGACTTACGCGACCACGAGCTAATTTATACAGAGTCGTATAAGTATCTGTTGGGCACCAACGGCATTGCTTCGCTGGCTTTTAGCTTTACTACCCTCACGCTTACTACCCGTGCCGGGGTATTGGCGGCAGCCAAAAAATTTGAAGACTTGCTTGTAGCAGCCTACAACGACGTTGTGACGCGCTTCTCTATGGACGCCACTGGCAGAGACTATTTACTGTTTACAGGCAAAATTGCTTCCGTAAAAGCTCGCCACGCTGCTTACGTGCGCGACTTGGAAGTAGCCAATTCATTTGCCGGCACCGACGTAGTGGTGAGCAGCGGCGACCTGGCCGGGCTCGATGCTACGCTTACCCCATCGGCGGTGGTTACGGCATTGGCTCCCTATTTCACAGTCACTGTAGTCACGTCTAATACGGCTGCCTTAGCCTAG
- a CDS encoding ferritin-like domain-containing protein, translated as MNLFQIISDIEKVDPEIYDRLDPRRAVFKHFAGYGKKLAASAVPLAMGAMFQKAYGQTTTGVAGVLNYALRLEYLEAEFYRQALAAPGLAATLTGAGRTAITAIYNHEVAHYKFLDAGIKAAGATPVSMPQPSAYDFTGSKGAKRTPLFPTVFTDYNTFLAVAQALEDTGVRAYKGQATALKGSKDLLQAALNIHSVEARHASHIRTMRRGLANAPGAPATAPKSWISGNDNGGPAPSATSAVYAGEENVTQAGANVQTLNGGVTLGANAGSEAFDEPLTMAQVLTIAENFFV; from the coding sequence ATGAATCTTTTCCAGATAATCTCCGACATTGAAAAAGTAGATCCAGAAATCTACGACCGTCTCGACCCTCGCCGTGCAGTATTTAAGCACTTCGCTGGCTACGGTAAAAAACTTGCTGCCTCTGCCGTTCCCCTGGCCATGGGCGCTATGTTTCAAAAGGCGTATGGTCAGACCACGACCGGCGTAGCTGGCGTATTAAACTACGCTCTGAGACTGGAGTACTTAGAAGCTGAATTCTACCGTCAGGCGCTGGCTGCTCCTGGTCTTGCTGCTACCCTCACTGGTGCTGGTCGCACGGCTATTACTGCTATCTATAACCACGAAGTAGCCCACTACAAATTCCTGGATGCTGGTATTAAGGCAGCTGGAGCTACGCCGGTTAGCATGCCCCAACCTAGTGCCTACGATTTTACGGGCTCGAAGGGCGCCAAACGCACACCGCTATTCCCCACTGTATTCACTGATTACAATACCTTCCTGGCTGTAGCACAGGCGTTGGAAGATACCGGCGTTCGTGCCTATAAGGGTCAGGCTACTGCTCTGAAGGGTAGCAAGGATCTGTTGCAGGCTGCACTTAATATTCACTCCGTAGAAGCCCGTCACGCCTCGCACATCCGGACTATGCGCCGTGGTCTTGCCAATGCTCCAGGTGCGCCGGCTACTGCTCCCAAGAGCTGGATTTCAGGCAACGACAATGGTGGCCCAGCTCCCTCTGCCACATCGGCCGTATATGCCGGCGAAGAAAATGTAACGCAGGCTGGTGCCAACGTGCAAACGCTTAACGGTGGTGTTACGCTGGGTGCTAACGCCGGCTCAGAAGCATTCGACGAGCCGCTGACGATGGCCCAAGTATTGACTATTGCCGAGAACTTCTTCGTGTAA